A region of Burkholderiales bacterium JOSHI_001 DNA encodes the following proteins:
- a CDS encoding enolase superfamily enzyme related to L-alanine-DL-glutamate epimerase (PFAM: Mandelate racemase / muconate lactonizing enzyme, C-terminal domain; Mandelate racemase / muconate lactonizing enzyme, N-terminal domain) translates to MTRITQVELLLVDLPPPVPRSDAIQSFVTQETPFVRITCEDGSQGTGYSYTIGTGGSSVMALLRDHLAPRLIGRDPALVEQTWRDLLFHTHATSVGALTSLALAAVDTALWDWRCRRDGQPLWRAAGGAKDRIPVYTTEGGWLHLAPEALVRETVAAQQAGFQGAKVKVGKPHVSEDIARLKAVRQAVGDGFEIMVDANQCFTLAEALRRAPRYAELGIAWFEEPLPADDISGHARLAAASAVPIAVGESLYSPTQFAAYIQQGAASIIQVDVARIGGITPWLKVAHLAECHNLAVCPHFLMELHVSLCGAVPAAAWVEYIPQLDAIAHSRLAIEDGHAVVPDTPGLGIDWHWEEIERRARARHLLT, encoded by the coding sequence CGTTCGTGCGCATCACCTGCGAAGATGGCTCGCAGGGCACCGGCTACAGCTACACCATCGGCACCGGCGGCAGCAGCGTGATGGCGCTGCTGCGCGACCACCTGGCGCCGCGCCTCATCGGCCGCGACCCGGCCTTGGTCGAGCAGACCTGGCGTGATTTGCTGTTCCACACCCACGCCACCAGCGTGGGCGCCCTCACCAGCCTGGCGCTGGCCGCCGTCGACACCGCGCTGTGGGACTGGCGCTGCCGCCGCGATGGCCAGCCCCTGTGGCGCGCTGCCGGCGGCGCGAAGGACCGCATCCCCGTCTACACCACCGAAGGCGGCTGGCTGCACCTGGCCCCCGAAGCCCTGGTGCGCGAAACCGTGGCGGCGCAGCAGGCCGGCTTCCAGGGCGCCAAGGTCAAGGTGGGCAAGCCGCATGTCAGCGAGGACATCGCGCGCCTGAAAGCCGTGCGCCAGGCCGTGGGCGACGGCTTCGAGATCATGGTGGACGCCAACCAGTGCTTCACCCTGGCCGAGGCCCTGCGCCGCGCGCCGCGTTATGCCGAGCTGGGCATCGCCTGGTTCGAAGAACCGCTGCCGGCCGACGACATCAGCGGCCACGCGCGGCTGGCGGCGGCCAGCGCGGTGCCCATCGCGGTGGGTGAGTCGCTGTACTCGCCCACCCAGTTCGCGGCCTACATCCAGCAGGGTGCGGCGTCCATCATCCAGGTGGACGTGGCGCGCATCGGCGGCATCACGCCCTGGCTGAAGGTGGCGCACCTGGCCGAGTGCCACAACCTGGCCGTCTGCCCGCATTTCCTGATGGAACTGCACGTGTCCCTGTGCGGCGCGGTGCCGGCCGCGGCCTGGGTGGAATACATCCCGCAGCTGGACGCCATTGCGCACAGCCGGCTGGCGATTGAAGACGGGCATGCCGTCGTGCCCGACACGCCGGGCCTGGGCATTGATTGGCACTGGGAAGAAATCGAACGGCGCGCCCGCGCGCGCCACCTGCTGACCTGA
- a CDS encoding short-chain alcohol dehydrogenase like protein (PFAM: short chain dehydrogenase) gives MTQRLQGKTAFVTAAGQGIGRAVAEAFAREGAQVIATDLNLALLEGLKGRAGVTVEKLDALDPAAITDAARRHGGVNVLFNGAGYVHHGTVLDCSEEQWDFAFNLNVRSMYRTIKAFLPGMLAQGNGSIINVASGASSVKAAANRFVYGATKAAVIGLSKSVALDFITKGVRCNAICPGTIESPSLRERMAALAASSGQTLEQVEAMFVARQPMGRLGTTEEIAALAVHLAGDESRFTTGTASMIDGGWSL, from the coding sequence ATGACACAACGACTGCAAGGCAAGACCGCTTTTGTCACCGCCGCCGGCCAGGGCATTGGCCGCGCCGTGGCCGAAGCCTTCGCGCGCGAAGGCGCGCAGGTGATCGCCACCGACCTGAACCTGGCGCTGCTGGAAGGCCTGAAGGGCCGGGCCGGTGTCACCGTGGAAAAGCTGGACGCGCTGGACCCCGCGGCCATCACCGACGCGGCGCGCCGCCACGGTGGCGTGAACGTGCTGTTCAATGGCGCCGGCTACGTGCACCACGGCACGGTGCTGGACTGCAGCGAAGAGCAGTGGGACTTCGCCTTCAACCTGAACGTGCGCAGCATGTACCGCACGATCAAGGCCTTCCTGCCGGGCATGCTGGCCCAGGGCAACGGCTCCATCATCAACGTGGCCAGCGGCGCCAGCAGCGTGAAGGCGGCGGCCAACCGCTTCGTCTATGGCGCCACCAAGGCCGCCGTCATCGGCCTTTCCAAGAGCGTGGCGCTGGACTTCATCACCAAGGGCGTGCGCTGCAACGCCATCTGCCCGGGCACCATCGAATCACCCTCGCTGCGCGAGCGCATGGCGGCGCTGGCCGCCAGCAGCGGCCAGACCCTGGAACAGGTGGAAGCCATGTTCGTGGCCCGCCAACCCATGGGCCGGCTGGGCACCACCGAAGAAATTGCCGCGCTGGCGGTGCACCTGGCCGGTGACGAGTCCCGCTTCACCACCGGCACCGCCAGCATGATCGACGGCGGTTGGAGTCTTTGA
- a CDS encoding 2-keto-4-pentenoate hydratase/2-oxohepta-3-ene-1,7-dioic acid hydratase (PFAM: Fumarylacetoacetate (FAA) hydrolase family): MKLLRHGPRGQEKPAALDSQGRVRDLSGLVGDITPRHLSPEGLAALRAINLEALPIVAQGRLAPPLTDIGKFIAIGLNYADHAAESGMPIPKEPVVFTKTTSCIVGANHPVVLPMDSTKADWEVELGVVIGSRARYVSEADALKHVAGYCVVNDVSERQFQLERGSQWDKGKGCDTFGPIGPWLVTADEVPDPQNLAMWLDVNGKRFQTGNTKTMIFGVATIVAHLSRFMTLNPGDLITTGTPPGVGMGIKPNPVWLKPGDVMKVWIEGLGEQQQTVHTYDPALIDS; the protein is encoded by the coding sequence ATGAAACTGCTCCGTCACGGCCCCCGCGGCCAGGAAAAGCCCGCCGCACTGGATTCACAAGGCCGCGTGCGCGACCTGTCCGGTCTGGTGGGTGACATCACGCCGCGCCACCTCAGCCCCGAAGGCCTGGCCGCGTTGCGCGCCATCAACCTGGAGGCGTTGCCCATCGTGGCGCAGGGCCGCCTGGCACCGCCGCTCACCGACATCGGCAAGTTCATCGCCATCGGCCTGAACTACGCCGACCACGCGGCCGAAAGCGGCATGCCCATCCCGAAAGAGCCGGTGGTGTTCACCAAGACCACCTCCTGCATCGTGGGCGCCAACCACCCGGTGGTGCTGCCCATGGACAGCACCAAGGCCGACTGGGAGGTGGAACTCGGCGTGGTGATCGGCAGCCGCGCGCGCTATGTGTCCGAAGCCGACGCGCTGAAGCACGTGGCCGGCTACTGCGTGGTGAACGATGTATCCGAGCGCCAGTTCCAGCTGGAACGCGGCAGCCAGTGGGACAAGGGCAAGGGCTGCGACACCTTCGGCCCCATCGGCCCCTGGCTGGTCACCGCCGACGAAGTGCCCGACCCGCAGAACCTGGCCATGTGGCTGGACGTGAACGGCAAGCGCTTCCAGACCGGCAACACCAAGACCATGATCTTCGGCGTGGCCACCATCGTGGCCCACTTGAGCCGCTTCATGACCCTGAACCCCGGCGACCTGATCACCACCGGCACGCCCCCGGGCGTGGGCATGGGCATCAAGCCCAACCCGGTGTGGCTGAAGCCGGGCGACGTGATGAAGGTGTGGATCGAGGGCCTGGGCGAGCAGCAGCAGACGGTGCACACGTACGATCCGGCCCTGATCGACAGCTGA